Proteins from one Sabethes cyaneus chromosome 2, idSabCyanKW18_F2, whole genome shotgun sequence genomic window:
- the LOC128737016 gene encoding turripeptide Pal9.2-like: MRLLAIIVAACLTLAIVQGLPAKEKPSKSTCQKACTFDYTPICAGLKNSKDKPLSFGNTCVLENYNCENQKSLVVLSQGECPGGSGVRLQ; encoded by the exons ATGCGTTTATTAGCTATTATTGTAGCGG CATGTTTGACTCTGGCCATTGTTCAAGGTCTGCCGGCTAAGGAAAAACCATCTAAAAGTACTTGTCAAAAGGCATGCACTTTCGACTATACACCAATTTGTGCCGGTTTGAAGAATAGCAAAGATAAACCGCTGTCATTCGGTAACACTTGCGTGCTCGAAAATTATAATTGTGAAAATCAAAAGA GTTTGGTCGTACTATCTCAAGGAGAATGCCCTGGAGGCAGCGGTGTGAGATTGCAGTAA